CAAAATTTAAGATACAAGCGTGAGATTTTCTAATAGAAATTCGGAGGTCAATGAGATTTCCATAGAAACTTATCATTACTTTTGCTTATTTGATATTCAAATGTACTGTATCTGCAACAGTGTACAGCAAGACAGACCTGATCAATAACAGCAAGGGTTCCACTAGCCACAACTGGAATGAATTTCTTATCCACCTGATGGAGAACCTTGGCATCTTCAACGCATTTCTTACTGATTGCTTCAGGTATTAATGAATctccagcaagatgcatgcttACAAAagtttaaaagttgattataagaTGAATGCTTACAAAAGTTTCAACTATTAGCATAATCCAATTGGATTGAAAGTAAACTTTTTCCACTAAAGAAGATGGTGCAAGATGTAAAGCTTCTACAACTCTTGCCTATGTTTTTTGGTAGAAATTGCTAAACATGAGAGAGTAACTTTTCGCCCGACATAGCACATTGAAGTATGCTACAGCAAAActtctattttaaaattataaatattacgCATCTGGCCTTTTCTTAGTAGAATATTTATGACCACGATCAGGCCAGTCAACCTTTGTGTCGAATATCGTTTCCGAATCAATAGCATCAGTAAATTCAAAGCCATTTCGTTTGGCATCCCTTGAAATAACGTAGACAAAGTCATAGTCATTTTCTTCCTCATCAGTAAGTATTGTACGATGAAATCCAAGATCATTAATATCAGTTGCATGATCACCACCCCATGCACTGGCTGGAGATGAGGCTTCTTGATAGACAAAATACCATTCAGAAGTAAATAACTGATCAACAGTCCCAGAGTTCATTGTTTGTGCTGCTGAATAGTATGAATATGGAAGATCTTCAGCCACTGCTCTAGAGAAAAAATCACAATCTCTagacaattttaattttttcacaACATTTGAACAACGTTGAGCACCATATAATGGATACTCTTCCAATTAGCTAAAAATATAATGGATACTCTTCCAAAAAAGGGGCTAACTTAATTCAAGAATCTAAGAACATAGTTGGTAGCATTCAACAATTAGAAAAGGGGCTAACTTAATTTCAGCTGATATGAGCACAATAGATGACTAATAATTATGAACAGAATGGCCATGCAAGTTGCAAAGGTGCAAATTATTACTACATTACTACTACTTCATATTTACCTAataattttgttacaaattgAAAGAAAGATCTCAGCTTAAATATGGACCATGTGAATATGAGAATCCACCACTAAGAGTGCTTCTGTTTCTACcaaacagagaaataaaatgagCTTCTGTGAAATTATGGAATAATTAAACTTAGTCTTAGCTCTTAAAATAAAATGGAACCAGAATAAACATGATGACCATGATTTCTAGATTTAAAAAACAAGATATTACAATTAGGTCATAGTTTACACCTGAAATAGGGGATTTCCAATTGAAACTGAAGATGGCTTTGAAAACGATACATGATTCTTGTGAGCTCGATTGAGAGAGAATGGAGAAGGACCAAAGTGGGAGGAGCCATGGCGGCAACAGAGAGAAGGAGTGACGGCGGCGCGGCAACAGCGGAGCGATAGGCGGCTCGAGCAAGAGGAGCGACAGTGGCACGGCAGCAACAGAACGCGACAGCGGTGCGAGCAAACGGAGTGACGGCGGCACAACCGTGACGCCGACAGAAGAGAATGATGGTTGTTTCTGAACTTGGTGGCGGATTGGTGAGGAATGcagaaaagaaaaggataaaATGAGGATTGGTGAGGAAATTGGGGGGAAATGGTGTTTCTGGACTTGGAGGCGGGAGGGGGCGTGGGGATAGTGTTTCTAGCAATAAAAATCGATAGTATAGTTGATGATTTTATACATTAAATCCACAccatttatttgattttagaaaGCAATTTAAACTATTCAAATTTATTGACGGAAGCTTTGtcgatattttaaatataaaaatagaagTTCGTCGATTTTAGAATAAAAGTATTTTCACCCCCAACTCGTCGATCCTATGACGGTAGTTAAAAAAGGTTTAATGCAATATAAAAAAATCGACGGTTAGGCTGTCgattttattagtttatttttaattatctgTTTTTTAAAATATCGACAGCAAGTCGTCAAAAAATATCGACGAAAGAAATAGCCGTCGATTTTTTGCGTCAAAAAATAcgctttttcttgtagtggttGTTCATAgtttatatttgaattttcGTTACTACTtacttttttgttatttatatttgaCATTTGTCAAAAAAAAAGTCATTCTTTTTTCAACTATACCAGCATTAAATCAAAAAGTGAAATCATTTATAAGGAAatactattatataaaaaagtggtgaatttcactaatttgaatgtACTTTTTTTTTAAGACGGTGTTTATTATAACTaatttttcttgaaaaaaaaaatatcaaacaaagatcttaactaaatttatttattttcacaATGTACCTAATTCATTTGAGCATAAAAAAAGCACAAATTAATGGTCAATAAACTTCTATCAAAAAATATTGAACCCAAATATAGAATAgtgacattattattttttttaaaaatagtggTGAATGTATTTTTTCTCGTCCTAACAAAACGGAACGTGTGCGACGAGTTTTGCTAGAGGTCTATAGGAGCAACATTAATATTCTTTTTCATAGTACATGtgaaagaatgaaaaaaaattatttttgtttgagTATTTTGATCATTAATactatttaaatttcaaatatttcGAACTGTTTTAAGAGAGATTATATGCCAAAAAAAATGACGTTATTTAATGACTGACAACGTATCAATTAACATTTTAGCTAAATATATGATTaacagaaataaataaaaaaattaacgtgaatatatttttaaaatttagaatttaaattgagtttattaaaattttaaaaattaatttaatatttatatgaGTATCAAATTTTAACTCAATAGACAACAAGAAGagacttaaaaaaaaataaacaaacagaaagtaaaatcaaaatttaaattttttaaattttaaatttttattttaaaaaataaaatataatctcttattatttattttatagatgaaataaaaaatataaaaaaattatttaaaaataaaaaattatactttataagataaagtgaaattcaaaatcCAAAGACAAATCCGTAATATCGAATTCTACTGTTACGTGCAACAAAACACTATAATTATTCTTCTACCTCGttgggagaaaaaaaaaaaaaaaaagaatacgATTCCCAACTTATTGGATGAAGTAAGAGGCTAAGAGCCCTAACGTACCAAAAGGAAAACAAAAGATTCAGAAAGTCTACGCATCGATCAATCCATCACTTTCCAATTCCGCCTCTCATTCTTGACTTCTCTAAAACCTGTATCAAAGCTCACAACTCTGAAACCCTGCAAATCCAGAATCACCATTATCACCATCCATGGTAATGAAATTAACCCTATCTTAATCGTTTATGGCAATACAACAACAAACCAAAAGTCAAATTCAAACCCTACGCCCAAGTACAGCACCCCAGATAACCCCACCTtctaaaaatccaatttttcACACACCAATTTGGATTCAAAACCTAATCACATAgctttcccacttttgtttttttaattttattttgtcccTCTAGCTCAAACCCTAAATTGAAAAGGGAAAAGAAAGTTTCCCAAATTCATGGCCACAGACGCAACCGCCAAATTTCAAAAGAACCCCGATTTCCGGCGGGACTTCCATCCGCCGGAGAATCTCCCCGCCGCCGTAACAACCGCTGCCGCAGCACACGACGGCCTCCACTTCTGGCAGTTCATGATTGCCGGCTCCATCGCCGGCTGCGTGGAGCACATGGCAATGTTCCCCGTTGACACCGTCAAGACCCACATGCAAGCCCTCGGCTCCTGCCCCATCAAGTCAGTCAGCGTTCGTCAGGCCCTCCGTTCAATTCTCCAATCGGAGGGTCCCTCCGCTCTCTACCGCGGCATCGCCGCCATGGGCCTTGGCGCAGGACCCGCTCACGCCGTCTATTTCTCTGTCTACGAGACCTGCAAGAAACGGTTTTCCAGTGGAAACCCTAATAACCCCATTGCTCACGCTGCTTCTGGTGTTGTCGCCACGGTGGCGAGCGACGCCGTTTTTACCCCTATGGATATGGTGAAGCAGAGGCTCCAATTGAGCAATAGTGCTTACAAGGGTGTTTGGGATTGTGTTAAGAGGGTGATGAGTGAGGAAGGGTTTGGGGCGTTTTATGCTTCATATAGGACCACGGTTTTGATGAATGCACCGTACACGGCGGTGCATTTTGCAACATATGAGGCTGCGAAGCGAGGATTGATGGAGGTGTCGCCGGAGAGCGTGGATGATGAGAGGTTGGTGGTTCATGCCACGGCCGGGGCTGCTGCCGGTGC
The Arachis stenosperma cultivar V10309 chromosome 7, arast.V10309.gnm1.PFL2, whole genome shotgun sequence genome window above contains:
- the LOC130941609 gene encoding uncharacterized protein LOC130941609 translates to MATDATAKFQKNPDFRRDFHPPENLPAAVTTAAAAHDGLHFWQFMIAGSIAGCVEHMAMFPVDTVKTHMQALGSCPIKSVSVRQALRSILQSEGPSALYRGIAAMGLGAGPAHAVYFSVYETCKKRFSSGNPNNPIAHAASGVVATVASDAVFTPMDMVKQRLQLSNSAYKGVWDCVKRVMSEEGFGAFYASYRTTVLMNAPYTAVHFATYEAAKRGLMEVSPESVDDERLVVHATAGAAAGALASAVTTPLDVVKTQLQCQGVCGCDRFTNGSIQDVIKTIVKKDGYRGLMRGWIPRMLFHAPAAAICWSTYEAGKSFFQDFNQPKDVDTVT